From a region of the Sesamum indicum cultivar Zhongzhi No. 13 linkage group LG3, S_indicum_v1.0, whole genome shotgun sequence genome:
- the LOC105156917 gene encoding probable serine/threonine-protein kinase At1g54610, whose product MGCVFGREISPSGPHNGNAVVGNGRGQGGEREFAVESGRSPKIVGGSVSTGEEVDGEVQNGGNSEEEQKDGNMRRSRNEKRRSRLNPRLSNPPKHIHGEQVAAGWPPWLVAVAGEAIRGWIPRRADTFEKLDKVGQGTYSNVYKARDTITGKIVALKKVRFDNLEPESVRFMAREILILRRLDHPNVVKLQGLVTSRMSSSLYLVFDYMEHDLAGLASSPGIKFTEPQVKCYVHQLLSGLEHCHNRYVLHRDIKGSNLLIDDEGVLKIADFGLASFFDPNNKQPMTSRVVTLWYRPPELLLGATEYGVGVDLWSAGCILAELFAGKPIMTGRTEVEQLHRIFKLCGSPSEEYWKKSKLPHATIFKPQQAYKRCIAETFKDFPPSSLPLIETLLAIDPADRQTATAALRSEFFTTKPYACDPSSLPKYPPSKEMDAKRRDEEARRLRATSKTRGDVVKKTRTRHRAIRGIPALEANAPLRANLDRQRLITHANAKSKSEKFPPPHEDGGLIHPSGSPHFVDPAFDPPDIPFSSMNFSYSKEPIQTWSGPLADPAGVGASRRNLKPSKKDNWKDNRYVLNKHQDNM is encoded by the exons ATGGGGTGTGTTTTTGGGAGAGAAATTTCACCATCTGGGCCGCATAATGGCAATGCCGTAGTTGGAAATGGCAGAGGCCagggaggagagagagagtttgcTGTGGAGTCAGGGAGGAGCCCGAAAATAGTTGGTGGTTCAGTGAGTACGGGAGAGGAGGTTGATGGTGAAGTTCAGAATGGTGGGAATAGTGAGGAGGAACAGAAGGATGGGAACATGAGGCGATCAAGAAACGAGAAGAGGAGGTCGAGGCTGAATCCTAGGTTAAGTAATCCCCCTAAGCATATTCATGGTGAGCAAGTTGCTGCTGGGTGGCCGCCTTGGCTTGTGGCAGTTGCAGGAGAGGCTATCCGAGGGTGGATTCCTCGTCGGGCTGATACATTTGAAAAGCTTGACAAG GTTGGGCAAGGAACTTATAGTAATGTGTATAAAGCTAGAGACACTATAACAGGAAAGATTGTTGCACTAAAGAAGGTTAGATTTGACAATTTGGAGCCGGAGAGCGTGAGGTTTATGGCTAGGGAGATTTTGATTTTGCGACGTTTGGATCATCCAAATGTGGTGAAATTGCAAGGATTAGTGACATCAAGGATGTCATCTAGTTTGTATTTGGTGTTTGATTACATGGAACATGATTTGGCTGGCCTTGCATCGAGCCCTGGAATAAAGTTCACAGAGCCTCAG GTAAAATGCTATGTACATCAGCTACTGTCTGGTCTTGAACATTGTCACAATCGCTATGTGTTGCATCGTGATATTAAGGGGTCCAATCTCCTAATTGATGATGAAGGAGTTCTTAAGATTGCTGATTTTGGATTGGCGTCCTTCTTTGACCCAAACAATAAGCAACCGATGACTAGTCGTGTGGTTACTCTTTGGTATAGGCCTCCGGAGCTGCTTCTTGGTGCCACTGAATATGGTGTAGGTGTGGACTTGTGGAGTGCTGGGTGCATTTTGGCTGAGCTATTTGCTGGGAAGCCCATCATGACGGGGCGGACAGag gTGGAACAGCTGCACCGGATCTTTAAGCTATGTGGTTCTCCATCCGAAGAATATTGGAAAAAGTCGAAGCTTCCTCATGCAACTATATTCAAGCCCCAGCAAGCATACAAAAGATGTATAGCAGAGACATTCAAGGATTTCCCGCCATCATCACTGCCTTTAATCGAGACTCTGCTTGCAATTGACCCTGCTGATAGGCAAACTGCTACAGCTGCATTGAGAAGCgaa TTCTTCACGACCAAACCGTATGCGTGTGACCCTTCCAGCCTTCCGAAGTATCCACCAAGTAAGGAGATGGATGCTAAGCGTCGGGATGAAGAAGCAAGAAG GTTACGAGCTACAAGTAAAACACGCGGTGATGTTGTCAAGAAAACACGGACACGCCATCGTGCAATCCGAGGAATCCCAGCCCTTGAAGCCAATGCGCCGCTACGGGCCAATCTTGAT AGGCAACGACTAATCACCCATGCAAATGCAAAGAGCAAAAGCGAGAAATTTCCTCCTCCTCACGAAGATGGGGGACTCATTCATCCTTCCGGATCTCCACATTTCGTCGATCCAGCATTTGATCCTCCTGACATCCCATTCAGCTCCATGAACTTCTCATACTCCAAAGAACCCATCCAAACCTGGTCAGGCCCGTTGGCGGACCCTGCTGGTGTCGGCGCTTCAAGAAGAAACTTGAAGCCATCAAAGAAGGATAATTGGAAAGATAATCGCTATGTCTTGAACAAGCATCAAGATAACATGTAA